A window of Haloarcula sp. DT43 genomic DNA:
ACTCGGTATGTGGCACTCAGACCCGGGATAGCGAAGATACCGACTTCCATCGCAAGCCCGACGACGTAACTCCCGAGGATAGCCCCATACACTGATATCCCGCCGAGAATGACGCCAGCGAACATCGGGAGCAAGAGGAAGAAGCCGAGGTTGATCGTGATGTTGCTGAACAGGAAGCCAAGCAACACACCGGCGACCGCGGCGAACATCCCCGCGAGTATCCAGACGACCATCATCACACGGCGCGTGTTTATGCCGCGAATCATCGCCAGTTCCCGGTTGTCGCTGGTCGCCCGCATCGCCTTCCCGAGCGTCGTCGCCTGTAGCAGGTAGTGGAGGAATCCCATGAGGCCGGCCGCGATGAGGATGATCCCCAGCCTGAGCGGCGACGTTCGCAGGCGCGTCTCGTACAGTGTGTCCGACGGGACCGTCCCGCCACCGGCGAACAGTGCGCCGCCGACCAGCAGGACGGCGACCCCACCGAGTCCAGCAGCCAGGCGCGGACCGACCACACCTGCAGTGTCACGTCGGCGTCGGTACCCCGCACCTGCGACCACGGCGGCAACGCCCAGGATACCAATCACTTCCAGCCACCCATAGCCCAGGGTGAACAGCTGGAGGTTCTCTGCGCCGCGCGTGTCGAGAACGTTGACAACGACGCCATTGCTCGACACCAGAAGGTCGATCAACTTCGCGAACGTGAAGTTGACGCTCGACCCGGCCGCCTGAATCGTCGTGTCCACCTCGTAGAACCGAATGTCGCCGCCGAAGACAGTCTGGATACTGAACCGGATAATAAATGCCATCGCGAGGGAGACGATGAGCATCATCGCTAGTTCGACGTCTTTCTCCCGGAATTTGCGGAACACGAACGATTCGGTCAGCGGTACCACGGCACCGAGAACAACGACGGCGAACAGGAGTGCGGCGGGATAGGACGGGAGACCGGCCACAATGAGCGCGCCGACAATCACTGCGAGGCCAACGTGCGTTGCGGTCCCTACTGTCGGTGATACGTCAATTGCCCACCACCCCCCGCGTATCGCGTCGACGCCACCGAGATGGTACACCGACCCGAGAATCCCCGCGGCCGAGACGGCGAACAACAGCCCGGCTCCCGTGAGACCGACCGCACGCGGTCCCGTGGCGAACACGTCGAACAGCGGGACGGACTGTGGCTTGTTCACAAGAAGCGCGGCATAAGCACCCAGTGTCAGAAGGTCCCCGTGTGCGAAGTTCGGAACCTCGGCGATGTCGTAGACGAGCGACAGCCCGATTGCACCCAGTGAGATAATACTACCCGTGACCAACCCAGTCAGAATTGCGTTCAACAGTCCGGCAGACGGGGCCATACGGAGGACATGTATCTCCCAAATAAATATTGTTTTTCCATCAGGTAATTGTGCCGCTGACCAGTGACCGCGACGGATTTGCCGCGAACGTCGCTGGGTCGCTGTCGACTATCTGTCCAGTCGGTTGTGCCGCCACTGCTCCGTGTCGGGCGTCTGATTGAAGGTGTATATGTGGACGCCGCGGATGTTGTACT
This region includes:
- a CDS encoding branched-chain amino acid ABC transporter permease, producing MAPSAGLLNAILTGLVTGSIISLGAIGLSLVYDIAEVPNFAHGDLLTLGAYAALLVNKPQSVPLFDVFATGPRAVGLTGAGLLFAVSAAGILGSVYHLGGVDAIRGGWWAIDVSPTVGTATHVGLAVIVGALIVAGLPSYPAALLFAVVVLGAVVPLTESFVFRKFREKDVELAMMLIVSLAMAFIIRFSIQTVFGGDIRFYEVDTTIQAAGSSVNFTFAKLIDLLVSSNGVVVNVLDTRGAENLQLFTLGYGWLEVIGILGVAAVVAGAGYRRRRDTAGVVGPRLAAGLGGVAVLLVGGALFAGGGTVPSDTLYETRLRTSPLRLGIILIAAGLMGFLHYLLQATTLGKAMRATSDNRELAMIRGINTRRVMMVVWILAGMFAAVAGVLLGFLFSNITINLGFFLLLPMFAGVILGGISVYGAILGSYVVGLAMEVGIFAIPGLSATYRVPVAFVVLLLVLLIKPEGIVGD